The genomic region ACCTGGACCTCCGTCGGCTAACCAGGGGTGTTCTGGACCTGGATCGCCGGTGAGTAGCTGGAGAAGCCCGAGACCTGGAGCGTTTCCATGGCGCTGGTGATGTCCGTGAGCGGGAACGCTTCCGACTGGTTGGGGGCGTCCGAGAGCGACCTCTGCGACGTCGAGAGGAggttctggaactctcctgccgAGCAGGAGATCTTGAATGGTAACCAGAGCCTCCCCTCCGACGGCGAGTAACCCGAGACCTCGACCGGCTCCGCTGTCTTCTCCGAGAGGTTGACTGAGAAGATCCAGACCTATCCCGACGTCGGGTGGCCCTGGTTTTCTCCCTCCTCGAGCGGGAACGGGACCTCTGGAGCCCACGAGGCTTTGGTGAAGGAGAACGGCCTCTCCTTGAAGCTGTCTTAGTGCGTGGAGAGGATGCTGAACGCCGCCGGCGTGAGGATCTCGACTTTTCAGCCGGCTCTGGGGAAGATACTGAGGGACTTCTTCGGCGTCTTGGGGGAGTTCTAGAGCGGGTCTCTGGTGAGGATGATGCAGAACGGCTCCTACGGGAGAGCCGGGCCTTCCTAGTCAGCTCAGGAGATGACCGGGAGCTGCGACGGCGTGGCGGAGTACGAGACTTAGTCTTTGGCTCTGGTGATGACCGAGAGCTTCTTCTAGCAGTTCTGGATTTTGGAGGGTGTTCTGGAGAGGACTCGGAACTGCTGCTTCCTTCAGGAGAAGGGCCTCTGCCTTTGCTTGATGAACCTGATCTGCTTCGTCTTGGAAGGACTCGAGGGGCAGGAGCCTTGGGTTCAGGAGAGGAATCAGAACCACTCTGTGCCCTGGGTGCTGCTCTTGGCTTCTCTTTAACCTCAGGGGATGAGCCAGACCTACTACGCCGAGGAGAAGGCCGGGATTTGCTGTCCACCTCCGGAGAGGATCCAGAGTGACTCCTCTGCCTGAGTGGCATCCGTGTCTTAGCTTTAGAATCTGGAGAAGAGTCCGACTCGCTTCTCTCCTGAGGGGATGCACTGGGTTTCCCATCAAGTTCCTGAGAAGATCCAGACCGACGTCTCTGCCCAAGAGGTGTCCTAGCCACAGTCTTCTGTTCAACTGATGACTCTGacccacttctctctctctgaggGGTAAGACACTTATTGTTGAGCTCCGGGGAAGATGGAGAACGACTCCTTGGCCTAGGGGTCTGAGGCAAAGCTTTTGGTTCTGGAGAGGAATCACATTCACTTCTCCCCCTGGATGGTGTTCTAGGTATATCTTTCATTCCGGGAGATGACCCAGATAGGCTGTGCCTGGAGGGAGTCCCAGATCCATCTCTAAGTCCTGGGGAAGACCCAGACCTGCTTCTCCTTGAGGGGGTTCTGGGTAAGCCATCTTTCAGTTCAGGAGAAGACGCAGAACTACTTCTTTCCCTTGAAGGTGTTCTGGGTATAGTATCAAGTACTGGCGAAGACACACTCTGGTTTGAAGACATTCCTGCTTTTTCCACCACATCTGGGGATAACTCAGAGCTGCTGTGTCTGGAAGACCTTGTTGATTGTTCTTTCACATCTAGAGATGGATCTGTCTCTAGCTGATTAGGAAAAGGTCCATTCAAATCTTTACCCTCAGGAGAAAATCCAGTATTCATTTCTGCAACAGGGCCTCCTGAGTTTCTAAATTCTAAAGGTGATCCAAAGCTATTCTCCCTGGGAGGAGAGTTTGATAGTTCTTTATGTTCTGGAGAGAAGTGTGGCCCACTCCAAGCTGAGGCCATTGCAGGGACTTCTTCTGAAGAAGCCTGCAACTGGCTTTGGTCAAGAGTCAAAGGTACAGCAGGCCTTTCTATTTCTGGAGATGATTCAACATTACTTCCAGCCGTTTCTTTAAGTTCTGGAGACAAATGTGGCAGGACTTGGTTTGAGGATTCTTCATGTTTCTCTACTACTTCCATTAATTCTTCATCTTGGCTTGGCTTAGCTAATGCAGAACTTTGGTCTTTTTTATCTGGAGATGACCCAACACCACCTCTTTCCCTTGATGGAGTTCTAGGGGTATCTCTGAGTATTGGTGAGGACTCAAGCCTATTTTGCACTGGAGGAGGACTCAACTTGTCTCTTGGTCTTAGAGGTGATGCACTAACATCCTCCTGCAGGattaagccagttttttcttttgattcagAAGGCTCTAATCTGCTCTGCCCCAGAAGAGTGTTAGAGTCTATGGCAGGATATGAGAAAGAGTCAGACTGGGACCTTCTCTGTTCTGGAGATATTCCAGATTTCAGCTTAGGACTTGCTGACAATTCACCTCTTGTGGGAGATCTGGGTGCCAGCTCAGCGACTGGAGATGAGGACCTAGAGCAGCTGCTCTTAGGAGGTGTTTGAGATTTGCTCTGCAGATATGGAGATTCAGAATGACTTGGTCTCATTTCTGGGCTTGAAGTACCAGATCTGGAGTCTGGTGAAGTTGGAGATTGTCCTTTCTGTTGTAGAAATGAGGGTGGCGTGCTAGACTTCACTCCTGGACAGAGGGAGAAGGATCCAGAGCAACTTTGTGCTAGTGAATCTTTAGACTTCTCTTGGGAACATGGGGACTTTGATCCAAGATTATGCCCTGGTGGAGTTTGGGGCTTGGCTTTGGGGCATGGCGAAGTAGACCCTGAGTGACTCTGTCTTGGTGGTGTTCCAGGTTTCACTTTGGTATCTGGAGAGGAAGATCTAGAATGGCTGTGTCTTTGCAACAATCTAGATTCTGTCTTAGAGCATGGAGACACTGATCTGCTTTGCCTTGGAGGTGTTTTAGATGCCATCCTACTAGGACTTGGAGAAGAGAAGCCAGAATGGCTTTGGACTGGTGATGTCACTGCCTTCACTTTGGGTTGTGGAGATGAAGACCCAGATCGGCTCCGTCTTGGAGGTGTGCCAGATTTCACTCTAGAAggagaagacccagagcagctatGTCTTGAAGGGGTCCTAGACTTCACCTCAGGGTCAGGTGATGACTCAGAATGGCTCCGTCTTTGTGGCGTTGCAGACTCTTCATTTACCTGGGGACTTGTTATGGACCCTTGCCTTGGTGGCGTCCCAGACTTCATCTTAGGCTGAGGAGATGAACTGGAATGACTTTGCCTTGATGGTGTTTTAGATTTCTGATTACCAGGCGGAGAAGAACCAGAGCGACTTCGTCTCAGTGGTGTTCTAGATTTAGCTTtgcgctgggatgacccagagcgACTGCGCCTTGGTGGTGTCTGAGACTTTTGTTTAGGGCATGGAGAGGACTCTGAAAGGCTTCGCCTCACAGACAAGCGGGATTTTGCTTTGGACCTTGGTGAAGAGAGAGACCTGCTCCGCCTAGAGGAAAGCCGTGATTTCTTCATTTCTGGACTTGAGTTGGACCTACTCCTTCTCTGTGATGTGCGGGATTTGTTCTTCCGCTCTGATGATGAGCCAGACCTGCCCCTTCTTGGTGGTGTTCTAGTGTGAGATCTTCCCCGTCTAACTAGGCTTCTACTACGGGATCTTCCCCGTCTTGCTGGTGTCCTAGACTGAGATCTCCCTCTCCTGTTTGGGGTTCTAGAGCGTGACCGGCCACTTCGTCTAGTTGGCGTTCTAGAGCGTGACCGGCCACTTCGTCTTGCTGGTGTTCTAGAACGTGAGCGCCCACGCCTGGCTGGGCTTCTGGAACGTGACCTGCCACTTCTCCTGGCTGGTGATCTACTACGAGACCTCCGTCGTACAGGTGATCGGGTCCTAGATCTGCGCCTAGCAGGTGTTCTAGACCGAGACCTGCCTCTCCGGGCGGGTGTTCTAGATCGTGACCTCCGCCTGGCTGGTGTTCTAGATCGTGACCTCCGCCTGGTGGGTGTTCTAGACCGAGACCTGCCTCTCCGGGCAGGTGTTCTAGAACGAGATCTGCCCCTAGTTGCAGGGGATCTAGAGTGTGACCTGCCTCGTCTTGCTGATCTAGACCTGCCTCTTCTCTGTGCATTTCTGCTCCTGGACCAGCCTGGTCGCTGAGGAGACCTAGAGCGGCCACGTCGCTGGGGGCTTCTAGATCGTCCCCACCTCTGTGCAGAACGTGACCTACGCCACTGAGGTGACCGGGACCGAGAATGACCTCTCTTGGTAGGGGTTCGAGACCGAGACCGCCCCCTCTTAGTGGTGGTAGGACTACGGGACCTCCCCACCCTACGGGAAGGAGTATGAGAATGTGACTTAGCCCGTTTTGCTCGGCCATGCGAGCGACTCTTGGATGCAGGAGAAGAACTCTCTCGGCGGGACCCAGGAGCTGGTGCCGGTTTAGGGCTTTCAGGGGAAGAGCTGGCATGCCGAGAAACTTTGGTAGGTTGAGGGGATGGTGGGCAGCTCTCTGAAGAAGATTGgggaggtttctcaggagacttaGGTGGTGAATGACCCTGGGCTGGAGAAGCCTCAGAAGGGGGGTTCACTGGCTCCTGACTTAAGGGGGTTGTTGCAAGGGGTTGTGGGGAGCCGCCATGTTGCTCAGCAAGGAGCAGAGTGGGAGCCGGTGGTTCTGGCCCTGTGTTGCTCCTTTCTGGAGAGGGACTAGGTCGAACTGCAGATTTCTAAGAGCAGAAAAGAGGGTAGGGGTAGGGATAATGTAAGCACCAAAACTTCCTATCATCTGTAAGGTCCCAACACCCCTTCCAATGAAACACCTTTTTCTCACGACAGGCAGTCATATTCATTCAATAATCACATAATacaaaatacagttaaaaatatatgaaaacagaGTCTATAataatctcaagagtcttctcatctagaaaaaaaaacaatgcaatcTAATGTACTATTAGTTCACAACCACTATAACATGCTGAATGcagaagagtatttttaaaaataaagataatgcaATTTCCCAAAGTGATTGACTTCAcccttaaaaaaataactatattaaagggaaaaaaaaaaggtttgagaACATGGCATGTGAATAACAAAAACTAGGATAAAGTataggaaaacacagaaaaagagaccaagttataaaaatcttaaaacataagccaagagaaataggaaataaattatgTTTCTGAGGTGATCCAACTTGCAGTTTGGAAAAGCAACTCTGGAGAACGTGAAAAATAACAGGAGAGCTACAACTTTAACAAagagcaattaaaaatatattgtgatggttgaaataagaaaacatgattaggatttgaattagaatagcaaatataaaagaaaaggtaTGGAAAAGATCTTTCCAAAAGTAGTTTTCATACTGCAAGCAGCAACTCAGTGGACTGAGTTAAGCTACAACCagcatttaatgaaataaatactaAAGACACTGAATAGTAAAAGGCTAGTAAgtgtaaagaaaattttttgtTCCGAGTTTTATCTTACATTTACAAACAGGAACAGTAAGGTAAAACCTATTTATTAATACCTAGTGAAGTTTGAAACTCACAATTCTGAATGATTTGCAGATGCAAAAGAGAATTTCATGAATACCAAGAcacaaatcagaaaacaaaacttgATCTTACTCCTCCCTTAACTTTAAACAGCTATCCAGAATCCACAGCCTTGCAACCCCAAGAACATCCATTAACTCAAGAACATACCTCCTTCTTGTCTTTATCTTTGTCTTCACAGGGACTGCTAGGCTGCTTTGTGGAAGGCTCAGGACTACTAGGCTGCCCTATGTTGGTAGTACCTGGTTCCCTGGGAGGTACATCTCCCTCCCCTCGACGCCCCAAAGCAGGCGAAGGACTTCGTCCAGTCAAGGCAGTTGTATGGGTTTTAGCTACAGCACTTCGAGACCTGAGGGAGGTAATTGAGgacgggaagagagaaagaaaatcagttcaggagagaacaaaaaaccccctccccagctcccatcTACCTTTCCTGACTATAACCCTCCTCCAAAAAGCCTTCTCTCACTCATAAGATTCAAATTACTCATGTTGAAATTCAGGTCCAGTTCATTTTGTTCCTTCTCAACATCAATTCCCAAAAATGTTCTCCCTCTACCCCTTCATATTTACCTCCCCCAAACCTCCCAGAACCCTCCACCCAGTCCATTCCCTACCCGCTTCATTTACAACTCACCTCTGAGcccacctccttcaggaagccttccccGATTAAGGAAGCCAGGGTAAGGATTCCTTCCTCCCCCAGACACCACGAACAAACCACCACCCCCCCTATTCTGGCAGTCCATATAtatcagaacaaaacaaaaaataacaaaataaataaaataaacaaaaacaaaaaacaaaaaaaaaaaagagaaggggaaatgtATATGTCTGTCCATCCTGTTGCTTTAGCCTGTCAGCTCCTAGAGGGCAGGGACCGTGTCTTCCGAATGGTCTGTGCAGCGCCTAGCACACCGTGggcgctcaataaatattaaattgattAACCCACAagtccctctccctcccttcctcctggacCACCCCTTACCGACTGCGGGAAGTATCTGAAGAAGAAGCAGAGTCAGCAGAAGTTGAACGGTGGGCCCGTCGGCTCTTGGGGGCTGGAGTTGTACTTCGAGATCTGAAGAAAGACCAATATCACAGCTCAGGGCACAGTCACGTCTACAAGGCTCCCCTTATCCATCCCTCAACCTTCTACTGGACTGCCCTATTCACAAGCAGCACTCATCTACCCATTAAGCAAATTTCCCGCTAATTTACTCACCGCTTCCGCTTCTTGTCCTTAGATTTACGTTTGCTCTTTGGAGTAGGAGACCTGGGAAATAAGgcaagattatttaaaataaaaatcatttttaaagaaaaaaacaatgaaaagtagAATTATTCAGGAGAATCAACAGCAGGAAATCAAGGAAGTGAGCTTTattctaaggagaaaaaaaaagagcaaacaaaGCCATCACACAGCAATGGCTCACCACTCTATGTGCCACTACGCTCCCTAAGCCACAAAGAGCTCTTACCTATGCTTCCTTTTCTTGGATTCAGATTCTGACCtgtggataaaaaataaataaaacataaaccaTTATCTATGCCTGAACTCACCAAGCTTCTCCCATCGTTCCATGTACTCCCACCTCATACCTGTGCTTCTTCTTCTTAGaactcttcttcctctctcttcgaGGAGAGCTGCTTTCTGACCTGCTAAACATGGGTTCAGAAACACAGTCATTcagcctgcctccttccctggCCCACACTACTTACAATCCATCCTCAAAAGGGTGCACAGAACCATTCCAACAGCACCTATGTGCCAGATCTACACCCAGAACTTTACTCTCTAAGCAGCGTAAGTACCTATAGCAACAAACTTCAGAAGAGAACACAGTTTCAAAACTCTGATCGGTTCTGCGGAGCTACACAATCAGGAGCTGGTTGTTCAGCTTCTCGAGCACGACGCTGGGGATCAAAAGAGCTGCCTTTCCCCACTGAAGCAGCACATGTATTTTCTCTCAGCTGAGACCTGAATGATAATGCCTCTTCCCTGACTTTCCTGACAACTCCCTCCTGCTTCCTAGAAATAAAATTCTctatttccaaagagaaaaagcCTGACCGGTGCAGTCCTCTGGCTACTAAAATAACTTTCCAACTAACTTACCGTCctctatctttcttctttttcttcttcttttgctttggTGTTGGTGAGCGAGAACTGCTAGACTCCCGGACAAGGCTGAGTGAAGATGAAAAGAAGCAAAGATGGGTGCTAAGATGAATTTTCTCAAACATTTCAACTTCAGAACAAAATCTGAAGAATTTGAGAAGAAataattcacacacaaaaaatggagCAAAGCGCTTAGAATTAGGAAGAGAAACTGGCGCTAATCTCGTGTACCTGTAAGGTTTGGGAGGCTCAGGAGCTGGTTGTTTAGCTTCTCGAGCACGACGCTGGGGATCAAAAGAGCTACCATCCACGTAGGAATCACTGATGCCAAAGGCAGCTCGGAGTCGCTCATTCTTCTTCTCATTCAATTCTGCCAACTGGTGAGTCTCAGTTACCCTAGAGGAGAAAAGGTCAAAGGTCTAAAGGAGATAAACAACAAAATGCAGAGTCATATCCACACAGTCGCAGGCATGGACCTAACAGCCACGAGAAAAGGCAGACAAGAGCGGGAGACAGCACACAGTAAGGAGAGAGAACAGCGAACGCAGAAGCGAGTCCGGAGAAAATGGAGAGGGAAACACTCACGCTGGCCTCTGCCCTGggttctcctccttccccccagGGTTCACATCCTTCTCCAGCAACATGAGTCGAAAGGTCGCCACTTTTTCCTGAATTTGCTGTTCCTCGTACCTGAAGAACAAAAGCCTTCAGGGTTAGAGCCTGCCTAGACACCCTCCCCAGACCCAGGGTCACAATCCCTGTTCCCAGCAGGATCCCTCCCTGTCCATGCACACATAGAATCTTTCACTCACTGTCACCCAAAGGGCCCCCCTCTTAAATTCTGCTCTTTTCCTGTAATTTCTTCCCTCCACTGACTACACCCTCTAGAACAGTGGATTTTAAACATGCTACACTCCGGGGCCAAAAGAGGAAAGTTAAGCAGGCAGAGTTCCAAGTGTTCCTCCCCAACTTCAATCAACATGAACAGGTCTTTCATTTCATGGGATTCCAAAGTAACatgcattgttaaaaaaaaaaacaaaaaaaacaaaaaaaacaggggGGACGCCACTGctgaagtttgaaaaccactgctctaaAAGGTTTTCTGCCTGAGCGTGCTCCTTTTCCACAAATCTCACCTCCCTACCCAACTCATGATCCCCTTTATCTAGGTATTATTCcaatttcctgttttccttcctttgctACTCTCCAAGACCTCAACCCTTACATCCATTCACCTTCCTTTTCTCTACCAATAACACCACGTATCAGCTT from Odocoileus virginianus isolate 20LAN1187 ecotype Illinois chromosome 33, Ovbor_1.2, whole genome shotgun sequence harbors:
- the SRRM2 gene encoding serine/arginine repetitive matrix protein 2 isoform X8 — translated: MYNGIGLPTPRGSGTNGYVQRNLSLVRGRRGERPDYKGEEELRRLEAALVKRPNPDILDHERKRRVELRCLELEEMMEEQGYEEQQIQEKVATFRLMLLEKDVNPGGKEENPGQRPAVTETHQLAELNEKKNERLRAAFGISDSYVDGSSFDPQRRAREAKQPAPEPPKPYSLVRESSSSRSPTPKQKKKKKKKDRGRRSESSSPRRERKKSSKKKKHRSESESKKRKHRSPTPKSKRKSKDKKRKRSRSTTPAPKSRRAHRSTSADSASSSDTSRSRSRSAVAKTHTTALTGRSPSPALGRRGEGDVPPREPGTTNIGQPSSPEPSTKQPSSPCEDKDKDKKEKSAVRPSPSPERSNTGPEPPAPTLLLAEQHGGSPQPLATTPLSQEPVNPPSEASPAQGHSPPKSPEKPPQSSSESCPPSPQPTKVSRHASSSPESPKPAPAPGSRRESSSPASKSRSHGRAKRAKSHSHTPSRRVGRSRSPTTTKRGRSRSRTPTKRGHSRSRSPQWRRSRSAQRWGRSRSPQRRGRSRSPQRPGWSRSRNAQRRGRSRSARRGRSHSRSPATRGRSRSRTPARRGRSRSRTPTRRRSRSRTPARRRSRSRTPARRGRSRSRTPARRRSRTRSPVRRRSRSRSPARRSGRSRSRSPARRGRSRSRTPARRSGRSRSRTPTRRSGRSRSRTPNRRGRSQSRTPARRGRSRSRSLVRRGRSHTRTPPRRGRSGSSSERKNKSRTSQRRSRSNSSPEMKKSRLSSRRSRSLSSPRSKAKSRLSVRRSLSESSPCPKQKSQTPPRRSRSGSSQRKAKSRTPLRRSRSGSSPPGNQKSKTPSRQSHSSSSPQPKMKSGTPPRQGSITSPQVNEESATPQRRSHSESSPDPEVKSRTPSRHSCSGSSPSRVKSGTPPRRSRSGSSSPQPKVKAVTSPVQSHSGFSSPSPSRMASKTPPRQSRSVSPCSKTESRLLQRHSHSRSSSPDTKVKPGTPPRQSHSGSTSPCPKAKPQTPPGHNLGSKSPCSQEKSKDSLAQSCSGSFSLCPGVKSSTPPSFLQQKGQSPTSPDSRSGTSSPEMRPSHSESPYLQSKSQTPPKSSCSRSSSPVAELAPRSPTRGELSASPKLKSGISPEQRRSQSDSFSYPAIDSNTLLGQSRLEPSESKEKTGLILQEDVSASPLRPRDKLSPPPVQNRLESSPILRDTPRTPSRERGGVGSSPDKKDQSSALAKPSQDEELMEVVEKHEESSNQVLPHLSPELKETAGSNVESSPEIERPAVPLTLDQSQLQASSEEVPAMASAWSGPHFSPEHKELSNSPPRENSFGSPLEFRNSGGPVAEMNTGFSPEGKDLNGPFPNQLETDPSLDVKEQSTRSSRHSSSELSPDVVEKAGMSSNQSVSSPVLDTIPRTPSRERSSSASSPELKDGLPRTPSRRSRSGSSPGLRDGSGTPSRHSLSGSSPGMKDIPRTPSRGRSECDSSPEPKALPQTPRPRSRSPSSPELNNKCLTPQRERSGSESSVEQKTVARTPLGQRRRSGSSQELDGKPSASPQERSESDSSPDSKAKTRMPLRQRSHSGSSPEVDSKSRPSPRRSRSGSSPEVKEKPRAAPRAQSGSDSSPEPKAPAPRVLPRRSRSGSSSKGRGPSPEGSSSSESSPEHPPKSRTARRSSRSSPEPKTKSRTPPRRRSSRSSPELTRKARLSRRSRSASSSPETRSRTPPRRRRSPSVSSPEPAEKSRSSRRRRSASSPRTKTASRRGRSPSPKPRGLQRSRSRSRREKTRATRRRDRSGSSQSTSRRRQRSRSRSRVTRRRRGGSGYHSRSPARQESSRTSSRRRRGRSRTPPTSRKRSRSRTSPAPWKRSRSRASPATHRRSRSRTPLVSRRRSRSRTSPVSRRRSRSRTSVTRRRSRSRASPVSRRRSRSRTPPVTRRRSRSRTPTRRRSRSRTPPVTRRRSRSRTPPVTRRRSRSRTSPITRRRSRSRTSPVTRRRSRSRTSPVTRRRSRSRTSPVTRRRSRSRTPPAIRRRSRSRTPLLPRKRSRSRSPLAIRRRSRSRTPRTTRGKRSLTRSPPAIRRRSASGSSSDRSRSATPPATRNHSGSRTPPVALNSSRMGCFSRPSMSPTPLDRCRSPGVLEPLGSSRTPMSVLQQAGGSMMDGPGPRIPDHPRASVPENHAQSRIALALTAISLGTARPPPSMSAAGLAARMSQVPAPVPLMSLRTAPAASLASRIPAASAAAMNLASARTPALPSAVNLADSRTPAAAAAMNLASPRTAVAPSAVNLADPRTPTAPAVNLAGARTPAALAALSLTGSGTAPTAANYPSSSRAPQAPAPANLVGPRSAHATAPVNIASSRTPPALAPANLTSARMAPALSGANLTSPRVPLSAYERVSGRTSPPLLDRARSRTPPGGPGSRTPPSAPSQSRVTSERAPSPASRMVQAPSQSALPPAQDRPRSPVPSAFSDQSRSLLAQTPPVAGSQSLSSGTVAKTTSSAGDHNGMLSGPVPGVSHPEGGDPPACAGAQQPSTLAALQPAKERRSSSSSSSSSSSSSSSSSSSSSSSSSGSSSSDSEGSSLPAQPEVALKRGQN
- the SRRM2 gene encoding serine/arginine repetitive matrix protein 2 isoform X1, which produces MYNGIGLPTPRGSGTNGYVQRNLSLVRGRRGERPDYKGEEELRRLEAALVKRPNPDILDHERKRRVELRCLELEEMMEEQGYEEQQIQEKVATFRLMLLEKDVNPGGKEENPGQRPAVTETHQLAELNEKKNERLRAAFGISDSYVDGSSFDPQRRAREAKQPAPEPPKPYSLVRESSSSRSPTPKQKKKKKKKDRGRRSESSSPRRERKKSSKKKKHRSESESKKRKHRSPTPKSKRKSKDKKRKRSRSTTPAPKSRRAHRSTSADSASSSDTSRSRSRSAVAKTHTTALTGRSPSPALGRRGEGDVPPREPGTTNIGQPSSPEPSTKQPSSPCEDKDKDKKEKSAVRPSPSPERSNTGPEPPAPTLLLAEQHGGSPQPLATTPLSQEPVNPPSEASPAQGHSPPKSPEKPPQSSSESCPPSPQPTKVSRHASSSPESPKPAPAPGSRRESSSPASKSRSHGRAKRAKSHSHTPSRRVGRSRSPTTTKRGRSRSRTPTKRGHSRSRSPQWRRSRSAQRWGRSRSPQRRGRSRSPQRPGWSRSRNAQRRGRSRSARRGRSHSRSPATRGRSRSRTPARRGRSRSRTPTRRRSRSRTPARRRSRSRTPARRGRSRSRTPARRRSRTRSPVRRRSRSRSPARRSGRSRSRSPARRGRSRSRTPARRSGRSRSRTPTRRSGRSRSRTPNRRGRSQSRTPARRGRSRSRSLVRRGRSHTRTPPRRGRSGSSSERKNKSRTSQRRSRSNSSPEMKKSRLSSRRSRSLSSPRSKAKSRLSVRRSLSESSPCPKQKSQTPPRRSRSGSSQRKAKSRTPLRRSRSGSSPPGNQKSKTPSRQSHSSSSPQPKMKSGTPPRQGSITSPQVNEESATPQRRSHSESSPDPEVKSRTPSRHSCSGSSPSRVKSGTPPRRSRSGSSSPQPKVKAVTSPVQSHSGFSSPSPSRMASKTPPRQSRSVSPCSKTESRLLQRHSHSRSSSPDTKVKPGTPPRQSHSGSTSPCPKAKPQTPPGHNLGSKSPCSQEKSKDSLAQSCSGSFSLCPGVKSSTPPSFLQQKGQSPTSPDSRSGTSSPEMRPSHSESPYLQSKSQTPPKSSCSRSSSPVAELAPRSPTRGELSASPKLKSGISPEQRRSQSDSFSYPAIDSNTLLGQSRLEPSESKEKTGLILQEDVSASPLRPRDKLSPPPVQNRLESSPILRDTPRTPSRERGGVGSSPDKKDQSSALAKPSQDEELMEVVEKHEESSNQVLPHLSPELKETAGSNVESSPEIERPAVPLTLDQSQLQASSEEVPAMASAWSGPHFSPEHKELSNSPPRENSFGSPLEFRNSGGPVAEMNTGFSPEGKDLNGPFPNQLETDPSLDVKEQSTRSSRHSSSELSPDVVEKAGMSSNQSVSSPVLDTIPRTPSRERSSSASSPELKDGLPRTPSRRSRSGSSPGLRDGSGTPSRHSLSGSSPGMKDIPRTPSRGRSECDSSPEPKALPQTPRPRSRSPSSPELNNKCLTPQRERSGSESSVEQKTVARTPLGQRRRSGSSQELDGKPSASPQERSESDSSPDSKAKTRMPLRQRSHSGSSPEVDSKSRPSPRRSRSGSSPEVKEKPRAAPRAQSGSDSSPEPKAPAPRVLPRRSRSGSSSKGRGPSPEGSSSSESSPEHPPKSRTARRSSRSSPEPKTKSRTPPRRRSSRSSPELTRKARLSRRSRSASSSPETRSRTPPRRRRSPSVSSPEPAEKSRSSRRRRSASSPRTKTASRRGRSPSPKPRGLQRSRSRSRREKTRATRRRDRSGSSQSTSRRRQRSRSRSRVTRRRRGGSGYHSRSPARQESSRTSSRRRRGRSRTPPTSRKRSRSRTSPAPWKRSRSRASPATHRRSRSRTPLVSRRRSRSRTSPVSRRRSRSRTSVTRRRSRSRASPVSRRRSRSRTPPVTRRRSRSRTPTRRRSRSRTPPVTRRRSRSRTPPVTRRRSRSRTSPITRRRSRSRTSPVTRRRSRSRTSPVTRRRSRSRTSPVTRRRSRSRTPPAIRRRSRSRTPLLPRKRSRSRSPLAIRRRSRSRTPRTTRGKRSLTRSPPAIRRRSASGSSSDRSRSATPPATRNHSGSRTPPVALNSSRMGCFSRPSMSPTPLDRCRSPGVLEPLGSSRTPMSVLQQAGGSMMDGPGPRIPDHPRASVPENHAQSRIALALTAISLGTARPPPSMSAAGLAARMSQVPAPVPLMSLRTAPAASLASRIPAASAAAMNLASARTPALPSAVNLADSRTPAAAAAMNLASPRTAVAPSAVNLADPRTPTAPAVNLAGARTPAALAALSLTGSGTAPTAANYPSSSRAPQAPAPANLVGPRSAHATAPVNIASSRTPPALAPANLTSARMAPALSGANLTSPRVPLSAYERVSGRTSPPLLDRARSRTPPGGPGSRTPPSAPSQSRVTSERAPSPASRMVQAPSQSALPPAQDRPRSPVPSAFSDQSRSLLAQTPPVAGSQSLSSGTVAKTTSSAGDHNGMLSGPVPGVSHPEGGDPPACAGAQQPSTLAALQPAKERRSSSSSSSSSSSSSSSSSSSSSSSSSGSSSSDSEGSSLPAQPEVALKRVPSPAPAPKEAVREGRPQEPAPAKRKRRSSSSSSSSSSSSSSSSSSSSSSSSSSSSSSSSSSSSSTSSSPSPAKPGPQALPKPASPKKAPPGERRSRSPRKPIDSLRDSRSLSYSPAERRRPSPQPSPRDQQSSSERGSRRSQRGDSRSPGHKRRKETPSPRPVRHRSSRSP